The proteins below come from a single Phalacrocorax aristotelis chromosome 24, bGulAri2.1, whole genome shotgun sequence genomic window:
- the USP39 gene encoding ubiquitin carboxyl-terminal hydrolase 39: protein MSSRGKREREARAAPRAAGGSSSSSSSSSSSSSRGLSRSSRDGEAERSRGRREAAAAGPALPLPVDPARLKREPGTGTGSWGGSAAPVGPVRVKREREPDGDSDPESEPAARYGRFDPEDQRSRHCPYLDTINRSVLDFDFEKLCSISLSHINVYACLVCGKYFQGRGLKSHAYIHSVQFSHHVFLNLHTLKFYCLPDNYEIIDSSLEDITYVLKPTFTAQQIANLDKQAKLSRAYDGTTYLPGIVGLNNIKANDYANAVLQALSNVPPLRNYFLEEDNYKSIQRPPGDIMFLLVQRFGELMRKLWNPRNFKAHVSPHEMLQAVVLCSKKNFQITKQGDGVDFLSWFLNALHSALGGTKKKKKTIVTDVFQGSMRIFTKKLPHPDLTAEEKAQLLQNTEYQEMMVESTFMYLTLDLPTAPLYKDEKEQLIIPQVPLFSILAKFNGATEKEYKTYKENFLKRFQLTKLPPYLIFCIKRFTKNNFFVEKNPTIVNFPITNVDLREYLSEEAQAAHSNTTYDLIANIVHDGKPSEGSYRIHVLHHGTGKWYELQDLQVTDILPQMITLSEAYIQIWKRREEDETNQQGA from the exons ATGTCGAGCCGCGGGAAGCGGGAGCGGGAGGCCCGGGCGGccccgcgggcggcgggcggcagctcctcctcctcctcctcctcctcttcctcttcatcgCGGGGCTTGTCGCGGAGTTCCCGGGATGGGGAGGCGGAGCGGtcccgggggcggcgggaggcggcggcggcgggtccGGCCCTCCCGCTCCCGGTGGATCCCGCACGGCTCAAGCGGGAGCCGGGTACCGGTACCGGCTCCTGGGGGGGCTCGGCCGCCCCCGTCGGCCCGGTGCGGGTCAAGCGGGAGCGGGAGCCTGATGGCGACTCCGATCCTGAGTCCGAGCCAGCTG CGCGCTATGGCCGTTTCGACCCCGAGGATCAGCGCAGCCGGCACTGCCCCTACCTAGATACCATCAACAG gaGCGTTCTAGATTTTGATTTCGAGAAGCTCTGCTCCATCTCCTTGTCCCACATCAATGTCTACGCCTGCCTCGTCTGCGGGAAGTACTTCCAGG GCCGTGGGCTGAAGTCTCACGCCTACATCCACAGCGTCCAGTTCAGCCACCATGTCTTCCTCAACCTCCACACCCTCAAGTTTTACTGCCTCCCCGACAACTACGAGATCATTGACTCCTCGCTGGAGGACATCACG TACGTGCTGAAGCCCACCTTCACTGCGCAGCAGATCGCCAACCTGGACAAACAGGCTAAGCTCTCCCGTGCCTACGATGGCACCACATACCTGCCCGGCATCGTGGGGCTCAACAATATCAAAGCCAATGACTATGCCAATGCTGTGCTTCAG GCTTTATCCAATGTGCCGCCCTTGAGGAATTACTTTTTGGAGGAGGACAACTACAAGAGCATCCAACGCCCGCCCGGGGACATCATGTTCCTGCTGGTGCAGCGTTTTGGGGAGCTCATGCGGAAGCTGTGGAACCCGCGGAACTTCAAAGCACACGTCTCGCCCCACGAGATGCTGCAGGCCGTCGTCCTCTGCAGCAAGAAGAACTTCCAGATCACCAAGCaag GGGACGGGGTGGACTTCCTCTCCTGGTTCCTGAATGCGCTGCACTCGGCTCTGGGTGGcacaaagaagaagaagaaga CTATTGTCACCGACGTCTTCCAGGGCTCCATGCGCATCTTCACCAAGAAACTGCCTCACCCAGACCTG ACAGCCGAGGAGAaggcacagctcctgcagaaCACTGAGTACCAGGAGATGATGGTGGAATCCACCTTCATGTACCTGACACTGGACCTTCCCACTGCCCCGCTCTACAAGGACGAGAAGGAGCAGCTCATCATCCCCCAGGTGCCCCTCTTCAGCATCCTGGCCAAATTCAACGGCGCCACTGAGAAGGAGTACAAAACCTACAAGGAGAACTTTCTCAAGCGCTTTCAGCTCACCAAGCTGCCTCCCTACCTCATCTTCTGCATCAAGCGCTTCACCAAGAACAACTTCTTCGTGGAAAAGAACCCCACCATCGTCAACTTCCCCATCAC GAACGTGGACCTGCGGGAGTACCTGTCGGAGGAGGCGCAGGCAGCACACTCCAACACCACCTACGACCTCATCGCCAACATCGTGCACGACGGGAAACCCTCCGAGGGCTCTTACCGTATCCATGTGTTGCACCAT GGCACTGGGAAGTGGTACGAGCTGCAGGACCTGCAGGTCACCGACATCTTGCCACAGATGATCACCCTCTCGGAGGCGTACATCCAG atCTGGAAACGGCGCGAGGAGGATGAGACAAACCAACAAGGTGCCTGA
- the C24H2orf68 gene encoding UPF0561 protein C2orf68 homolog — MDAAADWGCRPGGRLDMNHGFVRHIRRNQIARDAYERAVRQERGRARGRLTPTPPRPRRPDQQVYRPRRPGGPGGDTSPGSPPPDTRGPRLFCLEYEGDDGNVTAVVVHQGDSAEEVTQRVCAQSPMEPALRRALCQRVQDELSKRRGTG; from the exons ATGGACGCGGCCGCGGACTGGGGCTGCCGGCCGGGTGGGCGGCTCGATATGAATCACGGCTTCGTGCGGCATATCCGCCGCAACCAGATCGCCAG GGACGCCTACGAGCGGGCGGTGCGGCAGGAgcgggggcgggcgcggggccggctCACCCCgacccccccccggccccgccgacCCGACCAGCAGGTGTAccggccccgccggcccg GGGGTCCTGGGGGAGACACCAGCCCGGGGTCCCCACCCCCCGACACCCGTGGGCCCCGGCTCTTCTGTCTGGAGTACGAGGGGGACGACGGTAACGTCACTGCTGTCGTCGTGCACCAG GGGGACAGCGCGGAGGAGGTGACACAGCGGGTGTGCGCCCAGAGCCCAATGGAGCCTGCCCTGCGCCGGGCCCTCTGTCAGCGGGTGCAGGATGAGCTCAGCAAGCGCCGGGGGACGGGGTGa